The following are encoded in a window of Geobacter metallireducens GS-15 genomic DNA:
- a CDS encoding ExeA family protein, with protein MYREFYGLTEKPFSKTPDPRYLFLSRGHREALARLQYAVEERELALLTGDIGCGKTTISRALMDAVGNDGCFCFIVNPRLSAVEFLRTVARSLGIAEPAAAKDELLRQLTEAVYRLEGEKRCPVIIIDEAQLIPDQEVFDEIRLLTNFQLDDRNLMSVILMGQPELRQILSEPAHEALRQRIAMHYHLQPLSLEETLEYVDFRVEVAGGPQGLFSPDAIRRIYELSGGVPRKINILATNALLVGFGKDSAWIDASLVEELRDEASLY; from the coding sequence ATGTACAGGGAGTTCTACGGTCTGACCGAAAAGCCGTTCTCGAAGACCCCGGACCCGCGCTACCTCTTTCTGTCGCGGGGACACCGGGAAGCCCTGGCACGGCTCCAGTATGCGGTGGAGGAGCGGGAACTGGCGCTCCTCACTGGCGACATCGGCTGCGGCAAGACCACCATCTCCCGGGCGCTCATGGACGCCGTGGGGAATGACGGCTGTTTCTGTTTCATCGTCAACCCGCGACTCTCGGCCGTGGAATTCCTCCGCACGGTGGCCCGCAGTCTCGGCATCGCTGAGCCGGCCGCGGCCAAGGACGAACTCCTGCGGCAGCTCACCGAGGCGGTTTACCGGCTCGAGGGGGAGAAGCGCTGCCCGGTCATCATCATTGACGAGGCCCAGCTGATCCCCGACCAGGAGGTGTTCGACGAGATCAGGCTCCTGACCAACTTTCAGCTGGACGACCGCAACCTCATGAGTGTTATTCTCATGGGGCAGCCGGAGCTGCGGCAGATACTGTCCGAGCCGGCCCATGAAGCCCTGCGGCAGCGGATTGCCATGCACTACCACCTCCAGCCCCTGAGCCTTGAGGAAACCCTCGAGTATGTGGACTTCCGGGTGGAGGTGGCCGGCGGACCCCAGGGGCTCTTCTCTCCGGATGCCATCCGGAGGATTTACGAGTTGTCGGGCGGGGTGCCGCGCAAGATCAACATCCTGGCGACCAATGCGCTGTTGGTGGGGTTCGGGAAGGACTCTGCCTGGATCGATGCATCGCTGGTGGAAGAGTTGCGTGACGAAGCGAGCCTCTACTGA
- a CDS encoding chemotaxis protein CheA, protein MANSNDTSGRAVEDFLAEAEEIVDRLSTDLGTLGDCADSGECDPDLLNAIFRGAHSLKGLAGMFGFADIQQLSHNLENLLDSLRLGKIPLTNATMNILFDAMELLGSVVRGLGTGENFSSAIADAIQRLNDCATAQESGGESPLQKLGLPEKVLNSLTEYEEHRLLENVKKGRTIYSIHASFNLMSFDQDLGEITEVLKKSGEVVSTLPSASATPESMIDFEILYGTDLALDDVTGLIDRDNVEVTRIGAAASPPSAIAAGVAVAIPATAQASVPTSAPAEVSAPVGQGDDMTAKSMSRTVRVDIGKLDDLMNIVGELVLSHSIISMLATRMRLEGFSSLAIELGKAAKGLDRKLTELQKGVMEIRMIPVGQLFEKMARIVRKVSREQGKKVDLKTFGADTELDKLIIEDIADPMVHIIRNAIDHGLETTEERVAAGKPERGTIRLSSYQKGNHVVIEVSDDGHGFNIEKVKKKALEKGLIKTLEGVSDREALDFIFLPGFSTADKVSELSGRGVGMDVVKNNIAAVSGMVDIESIFGQGSKVIITLPITLAIIKALLVSTAGRTYALPITSVLETIIVTENDIDTVERKEVYQLRQTTLPLVRLERFFGVPRTKPDSAEFYVVVVGVAEKRLGVIVDDLMGQQDIVIKSLGDMFKGYRGITGAADLGDQRTILVLDVGGIIGEAFRSGG, encoded by the coding sequence ATGGCAAATTCAAATGATACGTCCGGCAGGGCCGTGGAAGACTTCCTGGCCGAAGCCGAAGAGATTGTCGATCGACTGAGCACCGACTTGGGAACCCTCGGCGACTGCGCCGACAGCGGGGAGTGTGATCCGGACCTGCTCAATGCCATTTTCCGCGGCGCCCACTCCCTCAAGGGGCTCGCCGGCATGTTCGGTTTCGCCGACATCCAGCAGCTCTCCCATAACCTGGAAAACCTTCTCGATTCACTTCGCCTCGGCAAAATACCCCTCACCAATGCCACCATGAACATCCTCTTCGATGCCATGGAACTTCTCGGTTCCGTGGTGCGGGGGCTCGGCACCGGAGAAAACTTCTCTTCCGCCATTGCCGACGCGATTCAGCGGCTCAATGACTGCGCCACAGCCCAGGAGAGTGGCGGCGAGTCACCCCTCCAGAAGCTCGGCCTGCCGGAGAAGGTCCTCAACTCCCTCACCGAATACGAGGAACACCGGCTGCTGGAGAATGTGAAGAAGGGGCGGACCATTTACTCCATCCATGCCTCCTTCAACCTCATGTCCTTCGATCAGGATCTGGGGGAGATCACGGAAGTCCTGAAGAAGTCTGGAGAGGTGGTGAGTACTCTCCCCAGTGCCAGTGCCACTCCCGAGTCGATGATCGACTTCGAGATCCTCTACGGCACCGACCTCGCGCTTGATGATGTTACCGGACTCATTGACCGGGATAATGTCGAGGTCACCCGGATCGGTGCGGCTGCCTCTCCACCCTCGGCCATCGCGGCCGGTGTTGCCGTGGCAATCCCCGCTACAGCGCAGGCGTCGGTTCCGACTTCGGCTCCGGCAGAGGTCTCCGCTCCTGTCGGCCAGGGCGACGACATGACCGCCAAGAGCATGAGCCGGACGGTGCGGGTCGACATCGGCAAGCTGGACGATCTCATGAACATCGTGGGCGAGCTGGTCCTCTCCCATTCCATCATCTCGATGCTGGCGACACGCATGAGACTCGAAGGGTTCTCGTCCCTGGCCATCGAGCTGGGCAAGGCGGCCAAGGGGCTCGACCGCAAGCTCACGGAACTGCAGAAGGGGGTCATGGAGATCCGGATGATCCCGGTTGGGCAACTTTTCGAGAAGATGGCCCGCATTGTCCGGAAGGTCTCCCGGGAACAGGGGAAAAAGGTCGACCTCAAGACCTTTGGCGCGGACACTGAGCTGGACAAGCTCATCATCGAGGATATCGCCGACCCCATGGTTCACATCATCCGCAACGCCATCGACCATGGACTGGAGACCACGGAAGAGCGGGTGGCCGCCGGCAAGCCCGAGCGGGGAACCATCCGTCTCTCCTCCTACCAGAAGGGAAACCACGTCGTCATCGAAGTGTCGGACGACGGGCACGGGTTCAATATCGAAAAGGTGAAGAAGAAGGCCCTGGAAAAGGGGCTCATCAAGACCTTGGAAGGGGTATCCGACCGGGAGGCCCTCGATTTCATCTTTCTCCCCGGCTTTTCCACCGCCGACAAGGTGAGCGAGCTGTCGGGCCGCGGCGTCGGCATGGATGTGGTGAAAAACAACATCGCCGCCGTCTCGGGGATGGTGGACATCGAGAGCATCTTCGGCCAGGGGAGCAAGGTCATCATCACCCTTCCCATCACCCTGGCCATCATCAAGGCGCTGCTGGTTTCCACCGCCGGGCGCACCTACGCCCTCCCGATCACGTCGGTGCTTGAAACGATCATCGTCACCGAGAATGACATCGATACCGTGGAGCGCAAGGAGGTCTACCAGCTCAGGCAAACGACCCTGCCGCTCGTGCGGCTGGAGCGCTTTTTCGGCGTCCCGCGCACAAAACCGGATTCCGCCGAGTTCTACGTGGTGGTGGTGGGGGTGGCGGAGAAACGGCTCGGGGTCATTGTCGACGATCTCATGGGGCAGCAGGATATTGTCATCAAATCCCTGGGGGACATGTTCAAGGGGTACCGGGGGATCACCGGAGCGGCGGACCTGGGGGACCAGCGGACGATCCTCGTGCTCGACGTGGGGGGGATCATCGGCGAGGCGTTCCGGAGCGGAGGGTAG
- a CDS encoding response regulator: protein MKKILIAEDSSTMRSLLVATIESLGGYLVSEAASGFEALRLLPREPVDLIITDINMPDINGLELVSFVRGSENYRHIPLFIISTEGSERDREKGLALGANEYLVKPFDPARLQELIKQYTA, encoded by the coding sequence GTGAAGAAAATCCTTATAGCGGAAGACTCGTCGACCATGCGGTCCCTTCTGGTGGCGACCATCGAGTCCCTCGGCGGATATCTGGTTTCCGAGGCGGCGAGCGGGTTCGAAGCCCTTCGGCTTCTGCCTCGGGAACCCGTTGACCTGATCATAACCGATATCAATATGCCCGACATCAACGGGCTTGAGCTTGTGAGCTTTGTCCGTGGAAGTGAAAATTACCGCCATATCCCACTCTTCATCATATCCACCGAAGGGAGCGAGCGTGACCGGGAAAAGGGGCTCGCTCTCGGTGCCAACGAATATCTGGTGAAGCCGTTCGATCCGGCGCGTTTGCAGGAGTTGATCAAACAGTACACGGCCTGA
- a CDS encoding DUF4388 domain-containing protein yields the protein MSLVGSLEDLGLGEILQIISLSSKSGILRIKSRGREGTIVFRLGQVIQATSSTLLENIGEVLIRKGKLDLATLRSALACQESEGFQERLGSILVRRFGVPATVVEDVAREQVERVVYTLFAWVEGTFEFILQDNVATAGTIRMDPLQFMLEQGLNPRLLMAEANQDRRRRDIPRDEEPLRVPQPPEGRTVVPAPPPGHINIGEELRLEMGEELAKTGEEGYSHADRMTLLRGMLEELHNPELGCGITLLVLRLAAEFMDRAVIFRVLKEEVVGLGQFGLDDRGGGADERIRSLRIPRGEPSLFSGVIEAKHPAVVRPEANEWNRYLFGRIGVEIPHEVFLGPIVSGGEVIAVLYGDNQAERRPIVGTEALEIFLSQAGLVMEKALLESKLRSVT from the coding sequence ATGAGCCTTGTCGGGAGTCTTGAAGATCTGGGGCTGGGTGAGATCTTACAGATCATCAGCCTTTCATCAAAGTCGGGGATTCTGCGGATCAAGAGCCGGGGGCGTGAAGGGACCATCGTCTTCCGTCTCGGTCAGGTGATCCAGGCCACCTCCAGCACCCTCCTGGAGAATATCGGCGAGGTCCTGATCCGCAAGGGGAAGCTCGATCTCGCAACCCTGCGGTCAGCCCTTGCATGCCAGGAAAGCGAGGGATTCCAGGAACGGCTCGGATCGATCCTGGTGCGACGATTCGGCGTGCCTGCCACCGTTGTCGAAGATGTGGCCCGGGAGCAGGTGGAGCGGGTAGTCTATACGCTCTTTGCCTGGGTGGAAGGGACATTCGAATTCATTCTCCAGGACAACGTGGCCACTGCCGGCACCATCAGGATGGATCCCCTCCAGTTCATGCTGGAACAGGGGCTCAATCCCCGGCTCCTGATGGCGGAGGCGAACCAGGACCGCCGCAGAAGGGATATTCCCCGGGATGAGGAGCCCCTCCGGGTTCCCCAGCCTCCTGAAGGGCGTACCGTGGTGCCTGCGCCGCCGCCGGGGCACATCAACATCGGTGAGGAGCTTCGTCTCGAAATGGGAGAGGAGCTGGCAAAGACCGGTGAGGAGGGTTACAGCCACGCTGACCGGATGACCCTGTTGCGGGGGATGCTCGAAGAGCTGCACAATCCCGAGCTGGGATGCGGCATTACCCTGCTGGTCCTGCGGCTTGCCGCGGAGTTCATGGACCGGGCGGTAATCTTCAGGGTACTGAAGGAAGAGGTTGTGGGGCTCGGTCAGTTTGGCCTCGACGACCGCGGAGGCGGTGCCGACGAGCGGATCAGGTCGCTCCGCATACCGAGAGGAGAGCCATCGCTGTTCAGCGGGGTTATTGAAGCGAAACACCCGGCAGTGGTCCGTCCCGAAGCGAATGAATGGAATCGTTATCTGTTCGGCCGTATCGGCGTGGAGATTCCCCACGAGGTTTTCCTCGGGCCGATCGTAAGTGGTGGAGAGGTGATCGCTGTCCTCTACGGTGACAATCAGGCCGAGCGCAGGCCAATCGTCGGGACGGAGGCCCTGGAGATTTTTCTGTCCCAAGCCGGGCTGGTCATGGAAAAAGCGCTGCTGGAAAGTAAACTTCGGAGTGTAACGTGA
- the der gene encoding ribosome biogenesis GTPase Der, giving the protein MMPLVAIVGRPNVGKSTLFNRLVGRRKAIVDDMPGVTRDRNYETVTRFEAPFILIDTGGFEPVSEDRLLQQMREQSQLAMEEADVIIFLMDGRAGLTPSDVEVVEMLRRVKKPVFFVVNKVDGEKIENEAADFYTLGIGTLHTISAEHNRGVNDLMEEVVAALPKSSTRLDDEDITRIAVVGRPNVGKSSLVNRLLGFERVVANPTPGTTRDSVDTLFACNKKRYLLIDTAGIRRKGKTTQKLEKYSVVDSLRSIERADVVLIIINAEEGVTEQDERIAGYAFEAGKACIFVVNKWDTLAKDNSTLGKFVDQIKTEFKYLSFAPIVFVSAKSGQRINRVMEEVERVMAQYSKRVSTSDLNRVFSEAVEKHHAPLSHGRRVKFYFATQVGTKPPTFVLFTNQPEGVHFSYERYLMNKFREAFDFTGSPLKIIFRGRDRRE; this is encoded by the coding sequence ATGATGCCACTCGTTGCCATAGTGGGTCGCCCCAACGTGGGGAAATCGACCCTGTTCAACCGTCTCGTGGGGCGCCGCAAGGCCATTGTCGACGACATGCCCGGCGTCACCCGGGACCGGAACTACGAAACCGTCACCCGCTTCGAGGCGCCGTTCATTCTCATCGACACCGGCGGCTTCGAGCCGGTGAGCGAAGACCGGCTCCTGCAGCAGATGAGGGAGCAGTCCCAGCTCGCCATGGAGGAGGCGGACGTCATCATCTTCCTCATGGATGGCCGGGCCGGGCTCACCCCATCCGACGTGGAGGTGGTGGAGATGCTCCGTCGGGTGAAAAAGCCCGTTTTCTTCGTGGTCAACAAGGTGGACGGCGAAAAGATCGAGAACGAGGCGGCCGATTTCTACACCCTGGGGATCGGCACCCTTCACACCATCTCCGCCGAGCACAACCGGGGGGTGAACGACCTCATGGAGGAGGTGGTGGCGGCCCTTCCCAAAAGCTCGACCCGCCTTGATGACGAGGATATCACCCGGATCGCCGTGGTGGGGCGCCCCAACGTGGGGAAGTCGTCCCTGGTGAACCGGCTCCTCGGTTTCGAGCGGGTGGTGGCCAACCCCACCCCCGGCACCACCCGGGATTCCGTCGATACTCTCTTCGCCTGCAACAAGAAGCGCTACCTCCTCATCGACACGGCCGGCATCCGGCGCAAAGGTAAGACCACCCAGAAGCTGGAGAAGTACAGCGTGGTGGACAGCCTGCGGAGTATCGAGCGGGCCGACGTGGTGCTCATCATCATCAATGCCGAGGAAGGGGTGACGGAACAGGACGAGCGGATCGCCGGCTACGCCTTTGAGGCGGGCAAGGCCTGCATCTTCGTGGTCAACAAGTGGGATACCCTGGCCAAGGACAACAGCACCCTTGGGAAATTCGTCGACCAGATCAAGACGGAATTCAAGTATCTCTCATTCGCGCCGATAGTATTTGTATCAGCCAAGAGTGGCCAGCGGATCAACCGGGTCATGGAGGAGGTGGAGCGGGTCATGGCCCAGTATTCCAAGCGGGTAAGCACCTCCGACCTGAACCGGGTCTTCTCCGAGGCGGTGGAGAAACACCACGCCCCCCTTTCCCACGGGCGGCGGGTGAAGTTCTACTTCGCCACTCAGGTGGGGACGAAGCCGCCGACATTCGTACTGTTCACCAATCAGCCGGAGGGGGTGCATTTTTCCTACGAGCGGTACCTCATGAACAAGTTCCGCGAGGCGTTCGATTTCACCGGCAGCCCGCTCAAGATCATCTTCCGGGGCAGGGATCGCCGGGAGTAA
- the era gene encoding GTPase Era, translating to MSDNPFRSGFVSIIGRPNVGKSTLLNRILGEKIVITSDKPQTTRNRIQGIHNVPGAQIVFIDTPGIHQARSRLNKYMVEVALSAIREVDLVLFLVEANQKPGEQEQEIIDVLAGATAPVFLVINKVDLTEKGAVLERIAAYKDRYPFREIVPISAGTGDGVDHLVELVRKALPQGPVYFPDDILTDVPERFIAAEIIREKVFRMTRDEVPYATAVEVDSFKEREDGGLVSIAATITVERDSQKGIIIGKKGAMLKKIGSAARVEIEKLLNTKVFLELFVRVRKDWSEDERMLKELGYT from the coding sequence TTGTCAGATAACCCGTTCCGATCCGGATTCGTGTCCATCATCGGGCGCCCCAACGTAGGGAAATCGACTCTGCTGAACCGGATTCTCGGCGAAAAGATTGTTATTACCTCGGACAAGCCCCAGACGACCCGTAACCGGATACAGGGGATCCACAACGTCCCCGGCGCCCAGATCGTTTTCATCGACACGCCGGGAATCCACCAGGCCCGCTCGCGGCTCAACAAGTACATGGTGGAGGTGGCCCTGTCCGCCATCCGGGAGGTGGACCTGGTCCTCTTCCTTGTTGAGGCTAATCAGAAGCCGGGGGAGCAGGAGCAGGAGATCATCGACGTTCTTGCCGGGGCCACGGCGCCGGTCTTCCTTGTCATCAACAAGGTGGACCTGACGGAGAAGGGGGCGGTGCTGGAGCGGATCGCCGCCTACAAGGACCGCTATCCATTCCGGGAGATCGTGCCCATTTCGGCCGGCACCGGCGACGGTGTCGACCATCTGGTGGAACTGGTTCGCAAGGCCCTCCCCCAGGGACCGGTCTACTTTCCCGACGACATCCTGACCGACGTGCCGGAGCGCTTCATTGCCGCGGAGATCATCCGGGAGAAGGTCTTTCGCATGACCCGCGACGAGGTCCCCTACGCCACCGCCGTGGAGGTGGACAGCTTCAAGGAGCGGGAGGACGGAGGCCTCGTCTCCATTGCCGCCACCATCACCGTGGAACGGGATTCCCAGAAGGGGATCATCATCGGCAAAAAGGGGGCGATGCTGAAAAAGATCGGCTCGGCAGCCCGGGTCGAGATCGAGAAACTACTCAATACGAAAGTTTTCCTGGAACTCTTCGTCCGGGTCCGCAAGGACTGGAGCGAAGACGAGCGGATGCTGAAGGAGCTTGGATACACATGA
- a CDS encoding elongator complex protein 3 — protein MKPLIVPFFISHQGCPHQCVFCDQERISGQRPGLPEPEEMIATIDRHAASGRGRPLEVAFYGGTFTSLPRSDQERLLAPLQPLMATGSVARVRLSTRPDAVDGETARFLASRGVATVELGVQSMDDAVLTAAGRGHGAAHVEQAFASLCGAGIDVGAQLMPGLPGDTADSTLESLERVLALSPAFMRIYPTLVVEGTRLAELWRSGDYTPLALDDAVSLCAAMLRRCISAGVPVIRIGLQPTEELERPGTVLAGPWHPAFRQLAESELFFDLLQRLTAGIPAGSDLVVVCAPRRLSDVAGQHRRNLVRLRERSGVAVTRVTGSSHLSPYDLEVVYAGGTIAGNVLD, from the coding sequence ATGAAGCCGCTCATTGTCCCCTTTTTTATCTCCCACCAGGGATGTCCCCATCAGTGTGTCTTCTGCGACCAGGAGCGGATTTCCGGCCAGCGGCCCGGGCTTCCTGAGCCGGAGGAGATGATCGCCACCATCGACCGCCATGCCGCGTCCGGACGGGGGAGGCCTCTGGAAGTGGCCTTCTATGGCGGCACCTTCACGAGCCTCCCTCGGAGCGACCAGGAACGGCTCCTGGCGCCGCTGCAGCCCCTCATGGCAACGGGGAGCGTGGCCCGGGTGAGGCTTTCCACCCGGCCCGATGCGGTTGACGGTGAAACGGCGCGCTTTCTCGCGAGCCGTGGCGTGGCCACCGTGGAGTTGGGGGTCCAGTCCATGGATGATGCTGTTCTCACCGCGGCCGGCAGGGGGCATGGGGCGGCCCATGTGGAGCAGGCGTTCGCGTCCCTTTGCGGGGCCGGCATCGACGTCGGCGCCCAACTGATGCCGGGGCTTCCCGGCGATACCGCAGATTCGACCCTTGAATCCCTCGAACGGGTCCTTGCCCTGTCTCCGGCCTTTATGCGCATCTATCCCACGTTGGTTGTGGAGGGGACCCGGTTGGCGGAACTCTGGCGCTCCGGGGACTACACCCCCCTGGCCCTCGACGATGCCGTCTCCCTCTGCGCGGCCATGCTCCGCCGGTGTATCTCTGCCGGCGTGCCGGTGATCCGGATTGGTCTCCAGCCCACGGAGGAACTGGAGCGGCCCGGGACGGTCCTGGCTGGTCCGTGGCATCCGGCATTTCGGCAGCTTGCGGAAAGCGAACTCTTTTTCGATCTTCTCCAGCGACTGACAGCGGGGATTCCCGCCGGTTCCGATCTGGTGGTTGTCTGCGCGCCCCGGCGGTTGTCCGACGTGGCGGGGCAGCACCGCCGTAATCTCGTCCGTCTCAGGGAGCGGTCCGGCGTGGCGGTGACGCGGGTCACCGGCAGTTCGCACCTCTCCCCCTACGATCTCGAAGTTGTTTATGCCGGCGGAACCATTGCCGGCAACGTGCTGGATTGA
- the rnc gene encoding ribonuclease III: MGERGVEDKSAVQESATELEAGIGYRFVNRQFLAEALTHRSWVNERRGEEGIRDNERLEFLGDAVLGLLVGKMLFARFPQSREGVLARMKASLVGEETLAALASARGLGRHLLLGRGEERSGGRERRSLLANTYEALLAAVYLDGGLGPVERIVEQDFSPLLAGIASGATGRDFKTEFQEMVQTRFGTAPTYELIATDGPPHDRRFTVIAMVAGKRMGEGAGRSKKEAEQAAARQVLARFAAEGEG, encoded by the coding sequence ATGGGAGAACGGGGCGTAGAGGACAAAAGCGCGGTTCAGGAGAGCGCGACTGAACTGGAGGCGGGCATCGGCTACCGCTTCGTCAATCGGCAGTTCCTGGCTGAGGCCCTTACCCATCGTTCCTGGGTGAACGAGCGCCGCGGCGAGGAGGGGATTCGAGACAACGAGCGCCTGGAATTTCTGGGTGATGCGGTGCTCGGGCTCCTGGTGGGAAAGATGCTTTTTGCCCGCTTTCCCCAGAGCCGCGAGGGGGTGCTGGCCCGGATGAAGGCGTCGCTCGTGGGGGAGGAAACTCTTGCGGCGCTGGCCTCGGCCCGCGGCCTTGGACGACATCTGCTCCTGGGGCGGGGCGAGGAGCGGAGCGGCGGGCGGGAGCGCCGGTCGCTTCTGGCCAATACCTACGAGGCCCTGCTAGCAGCAGTCTACCTGGATGGCGGCCTTGGCCCCGTCGAACGGATCGTGGAGCAGGACTTCTCTCCCCTGCTGGCCGGCATTGCTTCGGGGGCCACGGGGCGGGATTTCAAGACCGAGTTTCAGGAAATGGTTCAGACCCGATTCGGGACGGCGCCCACCTATGAGTTAATCGCTACGGACGGCCCTCCCCATGACCGGCGCTTCACGGTAATTGCCATGGTGGCCGGAAAACGGATGGGGGAGGGGGCTGGGAGGAGCAAGAAGGAGGCGGAGCAGGCGGCTGCCCGGCAGGTGCTCGCGCGGTTCGCTGCCGAAGGAGAAGGATGA
- the tmk gene encoding dTMP kinase, with the protein MGFFITFEGIEGCGKSTQVRLVAERLSRAGHGVVVTREPGGCPIADAIRAILLDARNSAMVPMAELLLYAAARAQHVAEVIEPALAAGKIVLCDRFTDSTMAYQGFGRKLDRELIAQLNSLAAGSIRPDLTLLLDCSVETGLARAMARINTSSAAREERFEQESILFHERIRDGFLSLAAAEPGRFVVLDGSGGIEETEALVTEAILARLPASPARR; encoded by the coding sequence ATGGGTTTTTTCATCACATTCGAAGGAATCGAGGGATGCGGCAAGTCGACCCAGGTCCGACTGGTCGCCGAACGGCTCAGCCGGGCCGGCCACGGGGTGGTGGTGACCCGCGAACCGGGAGGATGCCCCATCGCCGACGCCATCAGGGCAATTCTTCTGGACGCCCGCAACAGCGCCATGGTGCCCATGGCCGAACTCCTCCTCTACGCGGCGGCCCGGGCCCAGCACGTGGCGGAGGTGATCGAACCGGCCCTGGCAGCGGGGAAGATCGTCCTCTGCGATCGCTTCACCGACTCCACCATGGCCTACCAGGGATTCGGCCGCAAGCTGGACCGGGAACTGATTGCCCAGCTCAACAGCCTGGCCGCCGGCAGCATCAGACCGGATCTGACCCTCCTTCTGGACTGTTCCGTGGAGACGGGGCTCGCCCGGGCCATGGCCCGGATCAACACAAGCAGCGCGGCCCGGGAGGAGCGGTTCGAGCAGGAGTCCATCCTCTTCCACGAGCGGATCAGGGACGGCTTCCTCTCCCTCGCCGCTGCCGAACCGGGGCGGTTCGTGGTTCTGGACGGCAGTGGCGGCATCGAAGAGACCGAGGCCCTCGTGACGGAGGCGATCCTTGCCCGCCTTCCCGCATCCCCTGCAAGGAGGTAG
- the holB gene encoding DNA polymerase III subunit delta', whose product MPFSRVIGQDTPVNVLRRALRSGKTAHAYLFEGIGGCGKGTTALAFVEAAFCGRDDGCGTCPSCRKMATLQHPDLHPVEPDGAFIKIDQVRELQRELVLRPIEAPLKACIIRDADRLNPAAGNALLKTLEEPPGNALMILLTTNLDGVLPTIRSRCQLLRFAPLPEELIEERLVAAGRDRAAARLAASLAGGSLGKALGDEEADTVDRQALLERLRTLSLSDTASLFAAAEEMAANREQALKQLDVLASLLRDILLIQGGSDAVVNRDIMPFLESEAARLSREKNLERISNTMEARQALMRNANPRLTLDVLLMRLAG is encoded by the coding sequence GTGCCCTTCTCCCGCGTCATTGGCCAGGATACCCCCGTCAACGTTCTGCGGCGTGCGCTTCGCTCCGGCAAGACGGCCCATGCCTACCTGTTCGAGGGAATCGGGGGATGCGGCAAGGGAACCACGGCTCTCGCTTTTGTGGAGGCTGCCTTCTGCGGCCGGGATGATGGGTGCGGCACCTGCCCCTCCTGCCGGAAGATGGCGACGCTGCAGCACCCCGATCTCCACCCGGTGGAACCCGACGGGGCGTTCATCAAGATAGACCAGGTCCGGGAACTCCAGCGGGAACTGGTGCTTCGCCCCATCGAGGCGCCGCTCAAGGCATGCATCATCAGGGATGCGGACCGGCTCAATCCGGCAGCAGGCAACGCCCTCCTGAAGACCCTGGAGGAACCGCCGGGCAATGCCCTGATGATCCTCCTCACCACGAACCTGGACGGGGTCCTTCCCACGATCCGCTCCCGCTGCCAGCTCCTGCGCTTTGCGCCCCTTCCCGAGGAGCTCATCGAGGAGCGACTGGTGGCAGCCGGACGGGACCGGGCCGCAGCACGCCTTGCCGCATCCCTTGCGGGTGGAAGCCTGGGGAAAGCCCTTGGGGATGAGGAAGCGGACACGGTGGACCGGCAAGCGCTCCTGGAACGGCTCAGGACCCTCTCCCTCAGCGACACGGCCTCCCTCTTCGCCGCTGCCGAAGAGATGGCCGCCAACCGCGAACAGGCCCTGAAGCAGTTGGACGTGCTCGCGTCGCTTCTGCGCGACATCCTCCTCATCCAGGGGGGGAGCGATGCCGTGGTCAACCGCGACATCATGCCATTTCTGGAAAGCGAGGCGGCGCGCCTGTCGCGGGAAAAGAATCTCGAACGAATAAGCAACACCATGGAGGCCCGCCAGGCCCTCATGCGCAACGCCAACCCGCGGCTCACCCTCGACGTGCTCCTGATGCGTCTGGCGGGGTAA